tatgtatgtatatatcagGAAGTATTCCCTGCAGAGGTTAAAAAACTGCGATGTCGCCACGGCAGCTAAATGTATCTGAACTGTGTGCAAACAGAACCTACAGAACCCACTCCAATCCACACAACTCCACTCGCAACTCGACTTGGTTGGGTTTTGgcttcggtttcggttttggctCCGGTTTTCGGTTTGCAACGGCTTGGAAATTTGTTTGCGCTGTGGCTAATGAGGCAGTCCAATGCAGATACAGAAGCTATATCcacatatgtagatatatatatagatatctTATGTTGCTTTAAGATTGCGCGATTACGGAGATAAACTTACGCTGCAATCGTTTCTTACGGCTAAGTaagttcattttaaaattcaagtACCTTTTACCCTTCGCACCTCTTTAAATCTTATTTTCATCAGCACTATCAGCAAGATTTACGATGACCAAAAAATTATTGATTGTTATCAAAACGGCCCTAAAACCTAAAGGAGCTAATCTTTGCCTAGCGGAAACTAAATGGTATTCTAACGTGttctaataaaaataataatttgcaatCGTTCAGTAAACCATTTCCTCTCAAAGGATTATCAGTATCGGTATTATCTCATTAATGACTCCCATAATTCTGACGTTTTGTatatggcaattaaaaataataaaaaaatacgaGGAAGCGAAATACAGAAATGAGTTTATCAGTTTTTAATAAGTTTGCTTCGTTGGCGAGCcaataacaaaagcaaatcaatTCGCGCACTTAATGAAAAAAACACAACTCAATTATAAACTTTATCAGTGGTTTTTGGGGCGGAGTTTTGGGCTGGTCTCTTTCCTGGACTCTTGCAGTCATTTAAAAGTCATTTTCTCAATGCgaaaattccattaaaaattgtgtgtaaataaatgaaatgtacataacataaaatatttcattcatttcgTCTGTGTACTTCCGTTGATTTACAATGGATAATTTTGTGAAAAAGGTGTTTGgttaaaaatgatttaacgAATGAGATTATAGAAAAATCCGCAGCATAATCAGTAAATCAGTTAAGAAATATTACATTTGCAATTGAAaagcaaacatatttattGACCTCCTTGGAAAGTGTGGCAATTGTTTGTTAATCATTTGGAGTCAGGCAAAGATGACCCGTCTGGGTTTGTTTAAAACATTGCaggaaaaagaagaaaatccagaaaataaaaatgcaaataataaatatcaaaGTGCAGTAATAATTGGCATTCACACATTTGTATAGTGAACTCGGTGTGCCCACAACTCTGTCAACATAATGAGCCAATTGGTATGGCAGGCACTTTGCAGATACAACTCAACGAAGTATCCGTATCTGTGTatctttgttgctgctgatatgtaaaaattatttattgataaCGCAATTTAATGCCAATTATTTGCACATCAATATTTGCTCAATTATCAACTGCAATTCACTTGGGTGCGGTTGTGATGATGTTGTGATTAATGAGCAGATCCAATGATGTTGATAATGACGATGACGATAAAAGGGTACTggtttgtttttcacttttctgcggttattgttttaaaatgttttgaaaagtCTTTGACCTTCTTGATTTATCTATGGGGATTGAGGCATTGAACACAAGTGCCAAAGTCAACTCAATCAACCCTCCGCCTTCATCCCTTTTTTTTGCGCCagctttttttgtttacttagCTAACTAAGGCGCTGGAAATCTGTTGAAATTTTCTGGCATTATTGTTCACTTATCGGCTGAATTAACACGACAAAAAGGGAGAAATGGAATGGCAGGTTCAGGATATGTGTTACCCGTCTCTTTCCAACTCGGCTCATCCCTCTCTTTCCCTTTTATATGCTGACCACATCAGCTAAATTGCAGCGGCATATGTgacgatttatttttattggtgATTTGGTGATTTCTATTAGTGATATTTGCTGGCAAATATAACGCCTGATTAGCCTAATATGTCAGACAATTTATCATTGATCTAAGGCAGAATTTATGGGGTAGCTGCTGTAAATTCAAAAAAGGGTTTATCAATTCAATTGTGCATTAAAAAAATCATTGTAAATAATGTTAGTTGCCCATATTGCGCATTTCTTGattagaaaaatgtattttaatatttatttggcttacAAAAATAGTAATGTACATACTAAGGTCCAGAATACTATTAAATTTGAAATCCTTTGATCAGTGCCTTTCCCTTCTGCGTCGATAAACCATTTTCCGCAGGGACACGTCTTATTTTCCATCAAAGATGACCAAATTGCTCGACTGCACATGTGACAACGTTTGTTATTTTCAATATCTAAACCTTTTCTCTTGATCTTTTGACATCCCGTTTCCGGCGACCAGAAACAGCAATACCCGATAATTGGCTCTATAAATTTGGTATTATAATAGTAAATGAGTAAATAGTGAATACTCACTTTCCTTCACAAAACCCAATCCAGCAGGCATGCAAGTCTGTAGAAATGGCGGTACTTTGGATGAATTTACATGCCTGCCAAACTTGCGGGCATCAACTTCGAATTCACAACTCCATCCGGTTGTCTTAACTTTGCAATCGCGGTTTATCTTCGAGCAATTCGCACATTGCATCTTATCATAGAAACTTTGGGCGGTGGTTATATAAGCGGCTATAATCCAAACGAGTTTTCCAAACATATCGGCTGTCAAAAGTGTGTTTTGCTTCAAGGACTGCTGGGATCGGAAAAATATAGAAGGTATTCTACAAGATGTTGTCACCTATAATAACAAGTAATAAGGAACAAGAGCTTAAATTGTTTAACCaatgaattaaaatatttccaattaGCTTGCATAGTATGTACTTAAGCTAACTCAAATCAAGTTTACCCATAACTCTTCTCTTTACAACATTTTAGCTCTAATTGCATATTTACGTAGCCATTTGCccaaaatcaaaatggaaTCGCATAAACAAAATGCGAACTAAAACTGAAACCCAATTCAAATCCTCACACTTTCCACATAAAATTCCCCCACTTTCAAACCATTCAAAGCCCCCAATCCCATCTTTCTATCCACGTTTGTGttgttatataaaataaactattCTGGAATAACACAAATCATACTGAGCCAGAACAAACGAGGCTGGACCATTGCCAGGTCATGTTCCACgagcaccaccacccaacCCATAAATGTTAGTTAAATGCACGTGGATGAGTAGATAAATAtggtataatgaaaataaaataagaaccAGATAGAAACTTGCTGGAGAAGGGGTGGCGGGGTGATAGAAACAACAGCAATCAGTCGTCATTGCAGACATCGCACTAATTTTGAGTTAGTTATTGGGAAAACATTTTCGGCTTGAGTTTGGGGTTTTTTTCTCGGGAAAACTGGGAGTGAGTGGGGCTTCATTGTTGTACGTGGGCAAGGAAAATACACTTTGGCACGTTTCTTGTTAGCGAACagttttcccccatttccTCGGCTACTTTTAACTCTTTTCCTGTCTGGACATTgcattatacatatatgtactaCATATTATGGGTTCTATTTATTTGGGTTCTAAAGTCTGCACCTTTGCAACTTCTTTGTCTTTCTGCCAGCTGCTTTCGTTTGCCTTTGCTTTGGCCAGGGATTGTGGCTTTAAATTGGGAATGGTATACTTTGATTAAGTTAAGAAGATTAAGATCAAGTTAACAAGAAAAGCAATAGCACCTTTAACGTATAATTCCTATTAAATCAGCTTAGTATCAAGTTATCAAGGTGAAATGCACAAAATCGATTATAGCTCACATCGTTATATAGCTTATGTTAATGTATTCCTTGGGCTTCCATTCAATTTGATGTCCTTTGCTTCCGCATTCAATCCATTTATAGCCTGCTACCCTCCAAACACTTGGTGGCCGCCATTCATGTCCACTTAGTAATCCATCAAGGGAACATTAATATCCTCGTCTCATCTGGCTGAGCGTGGGTCGTAAAGAAAATGCATTATACGGGCATTACGGCGGATAGCGTTAAACTGCCAGCCGAGTTATAAAAGTCCAATGAAACGAGACGTTATCGAGATTATTGATTTCTGGCCGGGCTTAAGGCTTCTGCCTTTTGGCCGCTTAAAGTGGCTTGAAGTGTGTGGATCGCTGTGCTCAAGTGCCTTAATTGCTGGCCTAATCATCTGCCAGACTTCCTATAACCTATTGCC
This portion of the Drosophila santomea strain STO CAGO 1482 chromosome 3L, Prin_Dsan_1.1, whole genome shotgun sequence genome encodes:
- the LOC120448921 gene encoding uncharacterized protein LOC120448921 isoform X2, giving the protein MFGKLVWIIAAYITTAQSFYDKMQCANCSKINRDCKVKTTGWSCEFEVDARKFGRHVNSSKVPPFLQTCMPAGLGFVKSQLSGIAVSGRRKRDVKRSREKV
- the LOC120448921 gene encoding uncharacterized protein LOC120448921 isoform X1; amino-acid sequence: MFGKLVWIIAAYITTAQSFYDKMQCANCSKINRDCKVKTTGWSCEFEVDARKFGRHVNSSKVPPFLQTCMPAGLGFVKEKPIIGYCCFWSPETGCQKIKRKGLDIENNKRCHMCSRAIWSSLMENKTCPCGKWFIDAEGKGTDQRISNLIVFWTLVCTLLFL